From Streptomyces sp. NBC_00690, a single genomic window includes:
- a CDS encoding thiolase family protein, which yields MPDLDRLTALRDDIAIVGIGETDYPGDYALARRGERPHDAYGYAATAFRRALDDCGLTRDDIDGLIAGPATASERLGEVLGMDVRWADQADAVQAVLKAALAIHTGVAECVALVYGNDQRTAGTAYGGHNAMGGERHLAYTYYAPWGLTSQGALYALLANRYQAVTGLTARELGQVAVAQRAFAQLNPNAVMRGPLNIDDYLSARYICEPLRLFDYCLINDGGVALIVTTAERARRLGRPAVLLSGIGRADHNRDATSLRPRLVDFYRPAQRKAAEQVYAMAGAGPSDVDVLQVYDSFSVHVPLALEGFGFCAEGDAGSLLADGGLGPGGRLPVNTAGGHLSGSYMQGWGHQVECVRQLRGEAGERQIPQARTAQYISDVAGKVTSLIYRAHRGVDA from the coding sequence ATGCCCGACCTCGATCGACTCACCGCGCTGCGGGACGACATCGCCATCGTGGGCATCGGCGAGACCGACTATCCCGGTGACTACGCCCTGGCCCGACGCGGGGAGCGCCCCCACGACGCGTACGGATACGCCGCCACCGCGTTCCGCAGGGCGCTCGACGACTGCGGACTGACCCGCGACGACATCGACGGACTGATCGCCGGACCGGCCACCGCGAGCGAACGGCTCGGCGAAGTGCTCGGCATGGATGTGCGCTGGGCCGACCAGGCGGACGCGGTCCAAGCCGTCCTCAAGGCCGCCCTCGCCATCCACACGGGTGTGGCGGAGTGCGTGGCCCTGGTCTACGGCAACGACCAACGCACTGCCGGCACCGCGTACGGTGGCCACAACGCTATGGGTGGGGAGCGCCACCTCGCGTACACCTACTACGCGCCCTGGGGCCTGACCTCGCAAGGAGCGCTCTATGCGCTGCTCGCCAACCGCTACCAGGCCGTCACCGGGCTCACCGCGCGGGAACTCGGCCAGGTGGCCGTCGCACAACGCGCCTTCGCACAGCTCAATCCGAACGCCGTCATGCGCGGCCCACTGAACATCGACGACTATCTGTCCGCCCGGTACATCTGCGAACCGCTACGGCTGTTCGACTACTGCCTGATCAACGACGGCGGTGTGGCCCTGATCGTGACGACTGCCGAACGGGCACGCCGGCTCGGCCGCCCCGCAGTGCTGCTGAGCGGCATCGGGCGCGCCGACCACAACCGGGACGCAACAAGCCTGCGGCCACGACTGGTCGACTTCTACCGCCCGGCGCAGCGCAAGGCCGCCGAGCAGGTCTATGCCATGGCGGGGGCGGGGCCGTCCGATGTGGACGTCCTCCAGGTGTACGACAGCTTCAGTGTGCACGTGCCACTCGCCCTGGAGGGCTTCGGCTTCTGTGCGGAGGGGGACGCGGGGAGCCTGCTCGCCGACGGCGGTCTGGGGCCGGGCGGGCGACTGCCGGTGAACACCGCGGGCGGGCATCTCTCAGGCAGCTATATGCAGGGCTGGGGCCACCAGGTCGAATGCGTACGCCAACTGCGCGGGGAGGCCGGTGAGCGACAGATCCCGCAGGCCAGGACCGCCCAGTACATCTCCGATGTCGCGGGCAAGGTGACCTCGCTGATCTATCGGGCCCATCGAGGGGTTGACGCATGA